In Planctomycetota bacterium, a single genomic region encodes these proteins:
- a CDS encoding NifU family protein, with translation MPVAKPTLTERVAEVLERIRPAVQDDGGDVELVDVTNAGTVRVRFHGACIGCPSAGLTLRHGIERVLKDKLPEVKKVEPVE, from the coding sequence ATGCCCGTCGCCAAGCCAACCCTTACCGAACGCGTCGCCGAGGTGCTCGAACGCATCCGGCCCGCGGTGCAGGACGATGGCGGCGACGTCGAACTCGTGGACGTCACCAATGCCGGCACCGTGCGGGTGCGGTTCCATGGCGCGTGCATCGGCTGCCCGTCGGCCGGCCTGACGCTCCGGCACGGCATCGAGCGCGTGCTCAAGGACAAGCTCCCCGAGGTGAAAAAGGTGGAGCCCGTCGAGTGA
- a CDS encoding ThuA domain-containing protein encodes MSKSALIVWGGWDGHEPEQVAEIFRKVLDEQGFDVTVSDTLDAFTEHDLTKLSLIVPVWTMGEISNEQLDAVCDAVENHGVGLAGCHGGMCDSFRQAERWQFMTGGQWVAHPGNDGVEYKINIGPVAHDITAGMSDFDVKSEQYYMHVDPAVQVLATTTFPTPGVDGPHVPNGTFEMPQVWTKMYGNGRVFYNALGHVANVFDVPEALELMRRGFKWAAK; translated from the coding sequence GTGAGCAAGAGCGCATTGATCGTTTGGGGCGGTTGGGACGGCCATGAGCCGGAACAGGTCGCCGAGATTTTCCGCAAGGTTCTCGATGAACAGGGCTTCGACGTGACGGTCTCCGACACGCTCGACGCTTTCACCGAACACGACCTGACCAAGCTGTCGCTGATCGTGCCGGTGTGGACGATGGGCGAGATCAGCAACGAGCAACTCGACGCGGTGTGTGACGCGGTGGAGAACCACGGCGTCGGTCTCGCCGGCTGTCACGGCGGCATGTGCGATTCCTTCCGTCAGGCCGAGCGGTGGCAGTTCATGACCGGCGGCCAGTGGGTCGCCCACCCCGGCAACGACGGCGTCGAGTACAAGATCAACATCGGCCCCGTCGCCCACGACATCACCGCCGGCATGAGCGACTTCGACGTGAAGTCCGAGCAGTACTACATGCATGTCGACCCGGCCGTACAGGTGCTCGCGACGACGACGTTCCCGACGCCCGGCGTCGATGGCCCGCACGTTCCCAACGGCACCTTCGAGATGCCGCAGGTCTGGACGAAGATGTACGGCAACGGGCGGGTCTTCTACAACGCGCTCGGCCATGTCGCCAACGTCTTCGACGTCCCCGAAGCACTCGAACTGATGCGCCGCGGCTTCAAGTGGGCGGCGAAGTAA
- a CDS encoding family 10 glycosylhydrolase, translated as MPKLLALLCLALTATAFAQDNGLSDTSQAEQQEVPPLPDVPRELRGVWVATVANIDWPSKPGLPSDVQQAEALAILDRVVETGMNVVILQVRPAADALYPSEIEPWSYYLTGEQGKAPEPFYDPLEFWVDAAHARSLELHVWLNPFRVKPNNAPFEPGPDSIARKNSDAVLQYGDDTRNQLWMDPANEDARAQTLAVFADLVERYDIDGVHMDDYFYPYPVGNIPFPDDASYAKYKQAGGELELNDFRRDSVNNLVEGIYRQTKSIKPHVKVGISPFGIWRPGNPPSVAGFDQYDKLYADAKLWLNEGWVDYYTPQLYWNIAAPQQSFPALFHWWANENTQSRTLAPGLFTGRIGENQKDWPIDEIAGQVYITRYSGVGHGNVHFSMKWIMADIKGIGTALRDTVYAKPALVPAMTWIDDEPPVAPTDVTLAPIEVTLSNAKPVLPEGEWFKPLEEKKAVSHKRHVRVEWKSDADDARLHVVQYLLGGTWHIEFVPADQLGLTLGEPADAYITHVAVSTVDRLGNQSEPAMYERPVKQD; from the coding sequence ATGCCGAAGCTCCTCGCACTGTTGTGTCTTGCCTTGACCGCGACCGCGTTTGCCCAGGACAACGGATTGAGTGACACCAGCCAGGCCGAGCAGCAAGAGGTTCCGCCATTGCCGGACGTGCCGCGCGAGTTGCGGGGTGTGTGGGTGGCGACGGTCGCGAACATCGACTGGCCGAGCAAGCCGGGCCTGCCCAGTGATGTCCAGCAGGCCGAGGCGCTTGCGATCCTCGACCGCGTCGTCGAGACCGGCATGAACGTAGTCATCCTGCAGGTTCGGCCCGCGGCCGACGCGTTGTATCCGAGCGAGATCGAGCCGTGGAGCTACTACCTCACCGGCGAGCAGGGCAAGGCGCCCGAACCGTTCTACGACCCACTCGAGTTCTGGGTCGACGCTGCCCACGCGCGGAGTCTTGAGTTGCACGTCTGGCTCAACCCGTTTCGCGTGAAGCCGAACAACGCCCCGTTCGAGCCCGGCCCGGACTCGATTGCCCGCAAGAACTCCGACGCCGTTCTGCAGTACGGCGATGACACGCGCAACCAGCTCTGGATGGATCCTGCCAACGAGGACGCCCGCGCACAGACCCTCGCCGTCTTCGCCGACCTCGTCGAACGCTACGACATCGACGGCGTTCACATGGACGATTACTTCTACCCGTACCCCGTCGGCAACATCCCGTTTCCCGACGATGCGAGCTATGCGAAGTACAAACAGGCCGGCGGCGAACTTGAGCTTAACGACTTTCGCCGCGACTCGGTGAACAATCTGGTCGAAGGCATCTACCGACAAACGAAAAGCATCAAGCCGCACGTCAAGGTCGGCATCAGTCCGTTCGGTATCTGGCGGCCGGGCAACCCGCCGAGCGTCGCCGGCTTTGACCAGTACGACAAGCTCTACGCCGACGCGAAGCTTTGGCTCAACGAGGGCTGGGTCGACTATTACACGCCGCAGTTGTACTGGAACATCGCCGCACCCCAGCAGTCATTCCCCGCGCTGTTTCATTGGTGGGCCAACGAAAACACGCAAAGCCGCACACTCGCGCCCGGCCTCTTCACCGGTCGCATTGGCGAGAATCAGAAAGACTGGCCGATCGACGAGATCGCCGGGCAGGTTTACATCACCCGCTACTCCGGTGTCGGTCACGGCAACGTGCACTTCTCGATGAAGTGGATCATGGCCGACATCAAGGGCATCGGCACCGCGCTACGTGACACGGTGTACGCCAAGCCGGCGCTGGTGCCGGCGATGACGTGGATCGACGACGAGCCGCCGGTCGCCCCGACCGACGTCACCCTCGCGCCGATCGAAGTCACGCTCAGCAACGCAAAACCGGTGCTACCGGAGGGCGAGTGGTTCAAGCCGCTTGAGGAAAAGAAAGCCGTTTCCCACAAACGCCACGTCCGCGTCGAGTGGAAGAGTGACGCCGACGACGCGAGGCTCCACGTCGTGCAATACCTGCTTGGCGGTACTTGGCACATCGAGTTCGTGCCGGCCGATCAGCTCGGCCTCACTCTGGGCGAACCCGCCGACGCTTACATCACCCATGTTGCCGTGAGCACTGTCGATCGCCTCGGCAATCAGAGCGAACCAGCGATGTACGAGCGGCCGGTTAAGCAGGACTAG
- a CDS encoding NAD(P)-dependent alcohol dehydrogenase — translation MFHAYAAEEAEGDFKSFEYDPGELQPRQVEIDVSSCGICHSDLSMRDNDWHMTQYPFVGGHEVVGKIAALGHQVPELEVGQTVGLGWYSKSCTHCMQCLSGASNRCVNSEQTIVGRHGGFGDKVRCDWTWATPIPDGLDADKAGPLFCGGITAFTPFLQHNIRPLDRVGVIGIGGLGHLAVMFADKWGCEVTAFSTTADKEQEARDMGADDFVVSRDEDQMKKQAGRFDLIINTTNVKLPWGQYVEALAPGGVLHSIGVAPDFGLENTFPLIAGQKSLSGSPLGTIADTRKMLDFCSRHGIEPITETYAMADINDAFEKLHTGSPRYRLVLKN, via the coding sequence ATGTTCCACGCATACGCCGCCGAGGAAGCCGAGGGTGATTTCAAGTCGTTCGAATACGACCCCGGCGAGTTGCAGCCGCGGCAAGTCGAGATCGACGTGTCGTCGTGCGGCATCTGCCACTCCGACCTGTCCATGCGCGACAACGACTGGCACATGACGCAGTACCCGTTCGTCGGTGGCCACGAGGTGGTCGGCAAGATCGCGGCGCTCGGCCATCAGGTGCCGGAGCTGGAAGTTGGCCAGACCGTGGGGCTCGGCTGGTACAGCAAGTCATGCACCCATTGCATGCAATGCCTCAGCGGCGCGAGCAATCGCTGCGTGAACAGCGAGCAAACGATCGTCGGCCGACACGGCGGCTTCGGCGACAAAGTTCGCTGTGACTGGACGTGGGCAACACCCATCCCGGACGGGCTCGACGCCGACAAGGCCGGCCCGCTCTTCTGCGGCGGCATCACGGCCTTCACGCCGTTCCTCCAGCACAACATCCGCCCGCTCGACCGTGTCGGCGTCATCGGCATCGGCGGACTCGGCCACCTCGCGGTCATGTTCGCCGACAAGTGGGGCTGCGAAGTCACCGCCTTCTCCACCACCGCCGACAAGGAGCAGGAAGCCCGCGACATGGGGGCCGACGATTTCGTGGTTAGCAGAGACGAGGATCAGATGAAGAAGCAGGCCGGCCGGTTCGACCTGATCATCAACACGACCAACGTCAAACTACCTTGGGGCCAATACGTCGAGGCACTCGCGCCCGGCGGTGTTCTGCATAGCATTGGGGTTGCGCCGGACTTCGGCTTGGAGAACACCTTTCCGCTGATCGCCGGACAAAAGTCGCTCTCGGGCAGCCCGCTGGGCACCATCGCCGACACCCGCAAGATGCTCGACTTCTGCAGCCGCCACGGCATCGAGCCGATCACCGAGACCTACGCGATGGCGGACATCAACGACGCGTTCGAAAAGCTCCACACCGGCTCGCCACGGTATCGGTTGGTGCTAAAGAACTAG
- the cmk gene encoding (d)CMP kinase: MIVTLDGPAGTGKSTVAKRVAEQLGFDFLDTGAMYRAVGLAALRRDADMADARELAWIAGKCRIEFDWEKTPPELVLNGEPVGGKLRDAAPTAAASHVAAVPEIREILVEQQQKIGANAPNLVTEGRDQGTVVFPDAEYKFFLTADPEERARRRADQLRRRGEKVDVDCIRREMIERDRRDSTRKVAPLKAADDAIVIDTTELTEDDVVRRIVGAVQQALA, from the coding sequence ATGATCGTCACGCTCGACGGCCCCGCGGGAACTGGCAAAAGCACCGTTGCGAAACGCGTGGCGGAGCAGCTCGGCTTCGACTTTCTCGACACCGGCGCGATGTACCGGGCCGTCGGACTGGCCGCCCTGCGTCGGGACGCGGACATGGCCGACGCGCGTGAGTTGGCATGGATCGCGGGCAAGTGCCGCATCGAGTTCGACTGGGAAAAGACGCCGCCGGAGTTGGTGCTCAACGGCGAGCCGGTGGGGGGTAAGCTGCGCGACGCCGCCCCGACCGCCGCCGCGAGCCACGTCGCCGCCGTGCCGGAGATCCGAGAGATCCTCGTCGAGCAACAACAGAAGATCGGTGCCAACGCGCCAAACCTCGTGACCGAGGGTCGCGACCAGGGCACGGTCGTGTTCCCGGACGCCGAGTACAAGTTCTTCCTCACCGCCGATCCCGAGGAGCGTGCCCGTCGGCGTGCCGATCAGTTGCGTCGGCGGGGCGAGAAGGTCGATGTCGATTGCATTCGCCGTGAGATGATCGAGCGTGACCGCCGGGATTCGACGCGTAAGGTCGCACCCCTCAAGGCCGCCGATGACGCGATCGTGATCGACACCACCGAGCTGACCGAAGACGACGTGGTCCGGCGCATCGTCGGTGCCGTACAACAGGCTCTCGCATGA
- a CDS encoding O-antigen ligase family protein, which produces MSRLATPNFLATASTEPRLDLGQLFIRAFLGLLAVTLIGYATFNKSFAYLGAKPIFIGEMCFGLGLLALLGVRRSSLQLTAWLALPVLAFMAWSACRTFPFLGVHGVHALRDGALWGYGAFAFFICAVLIDKPERFRGVVRWYRVFAIAFLIFAPFAMIASRLVFSDTLGSGGPRLPWADVPLIYAKGGDMGVHLAGVFAYVVLVAPLPMWFLLATIPVVGGLMTSSRAAMLAFFTGAFPTFLHRPRHKLGLTLIGAFLVGFIALWVTDFRWAPPGEKREFSAENIVISVKSMLGDKSHEEMHGTKSWRTQWWGSIVDYTVHGHYFWTGKGYGVNLADADGFQVEDDANPLRSPHNGHLTILARSGVPGIALWATLNGVWIVTLGIRFLQCRAARLIGWERVILVIGILGVVFLLNASFDVFLEGPMGGIWYWCVIGVGLAAIHLSRTHPHLLDDQITALWQET; this is translated from the coding sequence ATGAGCCGGCTCGCCACGCCCAACTTCCTCGCCACCGCTTCGACCGAGCCGCGTCTCGACCTGGGCCAACTCTTCATTCGCGCGTTCCTCGGCCTGCTCGCCGTGACGCTCATCGGTTATGCGACGTTCAACAAGTCCTTCGCATACCTCGGGGCCAAGCCGATCTTCATCGGCGAGATGTGTTTCGGCTTGGGACTGCTGGCATTGCTCGGCGTGCGACGGTCTTCGCTCCAGTTAACGGCGTGGCTCGCGCTGCCGGTGCTGGCGTTCATGGCGTGGTCGGCGTGCCGGACGTTTCCGTTCCTCGGCGTCCATGGCGTGCATGCCCTGCGTGACGGAGCTCTTTGGGGCTATGGCGCGTTTGCGTTTTTCATCTGCGCGGTGCTGATCGACAAGCCTGAGCGGTTCCGCGGGGTGGTGCGGTGGTACCGGGTCTTCGCGATCGCGTTTCTGATCTTCGCACCTTTCGCGATGATCGCGTCGAGGCTGGTGTTCAGTGACACGCTCGGTAGCGGCGGGCCGCGTTTGCCCTGGGCTGACGTGCCACTGATTTACGCCAAGGGCGGCGACATGGGCGTGCATCTGGCCGGCGTGTTCGCTTACGTCGTGTTGGTCGCACCGCTGCCGATGTGGTTCCTGCTCGCGACGATTCCGGTGGTCGGCGGGCTGATGACATCGAGCCGGGCGGCGATGCTCGCGTTCTTCACCGGGGCGTTTCCGACGTTCCTCCACCGGCCCAGGCACAAGCTCGGGCTGACGCTCATCGGTGCGTTCCTCGTCGGCTTCATTGCACTGTGGGTCACCGACTTCCGCTGGGCTCCTCCCGGCGAAAAGCGCGAATTTTCGGCGGAAAACATCGTGATCAGCGTCAAGAGCATGCTCGGTGACAAGAGCCACGAAGAGATGCACGGCACCAAATCATGGCGCACGCAGTGGTGGGGCAGCATCGTCGACTACACGGTGCATGGGCACTACTTCTGGACGGGCAAGGGGTATGGCGTGAACCTTGCCGACGCCGACGGGTTCCAGGTCGAGGACGACGCCAATCCGCTGCGCTCGCCGCACAACGGGCACCTCACGATCCTCGCCCGGTCCGGCGTGCCGGGGATCGCGCTGTGGGCGACGCTCAACGGGGTTTGGATCGTCACGCTGGGGATTCGCTTCCTGCAGTGCCGGGCAGCCCGGCTGATTGGCTGGGAGCGGGTGATCCTCGTGATCGGCATTCTCGGGGTGGTGTTCCTGCTCAACGCGTCGTTCGACGTGTTTCTCGAAGGGCCGATGGGCGGAATTTGGTACTGGTGCGTCATCGGTGTCGGCCTCGCGGCGATCCATCTGAGTCGCACGCATCCGCACCTGCTCGACGATCAGATCACGGCGTTGTGGCAAGAAACTTAA
- a CDS encoding NADPH:quinone reductase, which produces MRAIRVHAFGGPEVMQVEEVADPIPGPGEVLVAIAAAGVNPVDTYIRSGAYGSLPDLPYTPGLDAAGVIEAVGKGVDNWQVNDRVVVAKSLSGCYTELAVCPADGIHALPDRLSFEQGAAVNVNYVTAFRALLDHGRMKATDRVFVHGGTGGVGLAAIQICRGHGVHVDASGGTDAGRAALLDNGAASAVPHGALDQLAEPPTLILENLADANLQTDLDHVAPGGRIVIVGSRGDIMITPRVFLQKHPVVTGMNYWDGGDVGVARAFDALSVGLANGDLNPVVGQRFKLADAPAAHEAVMTDGKIGKVVLTM; this is translated from the coding sequence ATGCGAGCGATCCGCGTCCACGCGTTCGGCGGGCCCGAAGTGATGCAAGTCGAGGAAGTCGCCGATCCGATTCCCGGCCCTGGTGAAGTTCTCGTTGCCATCGCGGCGGCGGGGGTGAACCCGGTCGACACCTACATCCGAAGCGGGGCGTACGGATCGCTGCCGGACTTGCCTTACACGCCGGGCCTCGACGCGGCAGGCGTGATCGAAGCCGTGGGCAAGGGCGTCGACAACTGGCAGGTCAACGACCGCGTCGTCGTCGCCAAGAGCCTGAGTGGTTGTTACACCGAACTCGCGGTGTGCCCGGCCGACGGGATTCACGCACTGCCCGATCGGCTCAGTTTCGAGCAGGGAGCGGCGGTCAACGTCAACTACGTCACCGCCTTCCGCGCGTTGCTTGATCATGGCCGGATGAAGGCGACCGATCGCGTTTTCGTTCACGGCGGCACCGGTGGCGTCGGGCTTGCGGCGATCCAAATCTGCCGGGGCCACGGCGTGCATGTCGACGCGAGCGGCGGCACCGACGCGGGCCGTGCCGCACTGCTCGACAACGGTGCGGCCAGCGCGGTCCCGCACGGCGCGCTCGACCAACTCGCCGAGCCGCCGACGTTGATCCTCGAAAACCTCGCCGACGCGAACCTGCAGACCGACCTGGATCACGTCGCACCCGGCGGGCGGATCGTCATCGTCGGATCGCGCGGCGACATCATGATCACGCCACGCGTCTTCCTGCAGAAGCACCCGGTTGTTACCGGCATGAACTATTGGGATGGTGGCGACGTCGGGGTCGCGCGGGCATTCGATGCGCTGAGCGTCGGGTTGGCCAACGGCGACCTCAACCCCGTGGTCGGCCAGCGGTTCAAACTCGCCGACGCGCCGGCGGCACACGAGGCGGTGATGACCGACGGCAAGATCGGCAAGGTCGTGCTGACGATGTGA
- a CDS encoding glycosyltransferase: protein MTLLAENALEHGPTSDAHRTEPGNRPSPADPLVTIALPVYNGERYVREAIDSILAQSFTNFELLISDNASTDSTPQIIADYARRDPRVRLHRNERNLGAAENFNLVVELARGDFFKWAAYDDVLAPDWLKVCVEALEREPDVMLVQTRTRVIDDEGRPMRVVAIPEGARHIVPDNPDDPDAPTIRYADAYDAPRPGLLSVSSAVRFREITRSHWMFEQFGLFRLDALRSLPLDGKYERPYGSNTVTIASVAMRSPIRELEPALFLRRYHQAQSDNLDHDDYIAYVNPDSAKRRRGLLGKATLPGQVRGLLDYLQQVRRSGLPLRERLACYGVVVSWCFWLVKLVWTLRHERGMLYRLRMKFRKFTGMLTGRSVRRQRGSGDGRKRGQATA, encoded by the coding sequence ATGACGTTATTGGCAGAAAATGCACTCGAACACGGGCCGACATCAGACGCCCATCGCACCGAACCGGGGAACCGCCCGTCGCCGGCCGACCCGCTGGTGACGATCGCGCTGCCGGTCTACAACGGCGAGCGCTACGTCCGTGAGGCGATCGACTCGATCCTCGCCCAGAGCTTCACCAACTTCGAACTGCTCATCAGCGACAACGCTTCGACCGACTCGACGCCGCAAATCATCGCCGATTACGCCCGGCGTGATCCTCGCGTGCGCCTTCATCGCAACGAACGGAACCTGGGCGCGGCCGAGAACTTCAATCTGGTCGTGGAGCTTGCCCGCGGTGATTTTTTCAAGTGGGCCGCTTACGACGACGTTCTTGCGCCCGACTGGCTCAAGGTCTGCGTCGAAGCGCTCGAGCGTGAGCCGGACGTCATGCTCGTGCAGACGCGGACTCGGGTGATCGACGACGAGGGGCGTCCGATGCGCGTGGTCGCCATTCCCGAAGGTGCCCGGCACATCGTGCCCGACAATCCGGACGATCCCGACGCACCGACGATCCGGTACGCCGACGCCTACGACGCGCCACGACCGGGGCTGCTTTCGGTCTCCTCCGCGGTGCGGTTCCGCGAGATCACACGAAGCCATTGGATGTTCGAACAGTTCGGCCTGTTCCGGCTTGATGCACTGCGGTCCCTGCCGCTCGATGGCAAGTACGAACGCCCGTACGGCTCGAACACGGTCACGATCGCTTCGGTCGCCATGCGTAGCCCGATCCGCGAACTCGAGCCGGCCTTGTTCCTGCGGCGTTATCACCAGGCCCAATCCGACAATCTGGATCACGACGACTACATCGCGTACGTCAATCCCGACAGTGCCAAGCGCCGCCGCGGACTGCTCGGGAAGGCGACCCTGCCGGGGCAGGTCCGTGGGTTGCTCGATTACCTTCAGCAGGTCCGACGCAGCGGGTTGCCGCTGCGGGAGCGTCTCGCGTGCTACGGCGTGGTGGTGAGTTGGTGCTTCTGGCTCGTGAAACTCGTTTGGACCTTGCGCCACGAACGCGGGATGCTCTATCGCCTGCGGATGAAGTTCCGCAAGTTCACGGGCATGCTGACCGGCCGGTCCGTTCGGCGTCAGCGCGGCAGCGGCGATGGCCGAAAGAGGGGGCAAGCCACCGCATGA
- a CDS encoding nucleotide pyrophosphohydrolase encodes MTLDEMQQAWLEFRRERNWEQFHDPKSQAIGLVLEAAEVAEHMQWHTGDDLQKLLDENKDKLGEELVDVLSWVLLIAADQGIDLPAAFEAKMKKNAAKYPVEKSTGKATKYTNL; translated from the coding sequence ATGACCCTCGACGAGATGCAACAGGCCTGGCTCGAGTTCCGCCGCGAGCGGAACTGGGAGCAGTTTCACGATCCCAAGAGCCAAGCGATCGGCTTGGTCCTCGAAGCCGCCGAAGTCGCCGAGCACATGCAATGGCACACCGGCGATGATCTGCAAAAGCTCCTCGACGAAAACAAGGACAAGCTCGGCGAGGAGTTGGTCGACGTGCTGAGTTGGGTGCTGTTGATCGCCGCGGATCAGGGGATCGACCTGCCGGCCGCGTTCGAGGCGAAGATGAAGAAGAACGCTGCGAAGTACCCCGTCGAGAAGTCGACCGGCAAGGCGACTAAGTACACGAACCTGTGA
- the tadA gene encoding tRNA adenosine(34) deaminase TadA, producing MTDEDAMRLALAEARFAATAGEVPVGCVILSPTGDVLATGQNRRERDEDPTAHAEVVALRAAGRTLDTWRLIGCTLFVTLEPCPMCAGAIVNARIERLVFGASDPKAGAAGTLLQLCDDPRLNHRVAIESGLLADECAEQLRAFFKQQRALGKK from the coding sequence GTGACCGACGAAGACGCGATGCGTCTCGCGCTCGCCGAAGCACGTTTCGCGGCAACGGCCGGCGAAGTCCCGGTCGGCTGCGTAATCCTCTCCCCCACGGGCGACGTGCTCGCCACCGGACAAAACCGACGCGAGCGTGACGAAGACCCGACGGCCCACGCCGAGGTCGTCGCACTCCGCGCGGCCGGCCGAACACTCGACACCTGGCGGTTGATCGGTTGCACACTCTTCGTCACGCTTGAGCCTTGTCCGATGTGCGCCGGCGCGATCGTCAACGCCCGGATCGAGCGGCTTGTCTTCGGCGCGAGCGATCCGAAGGCCGGCGCGGCCGGGACGTTGCTTCAACTCTGTGACGACCCGAGGCTCAACCACCGCGTCGCGATCGAAAGCGGACTGCTCGCCGACGAGTGTGCCGAGCAGCTGCGGGCATTCTTCAAGCAGCAGCGTGCGCTTGGTAAGAAGTGA
- a CDS encoding lysophospholipid acyltransferase family protein — MTEPNENKQLRDPTRRGLYWRVWQVGSKILCKVLFGLRVYEKHHVPDSGGVLFVSNHQSFADPILVAVALKRPVAFLARSGLFKNPIFAWHIRQLCAFPLQEGKSDIGAMKQTIELIRAGWALNIFPEGERTPHGDLLPAKRGSALVMRKAKCTVIPLVIEGAFEAYPRTAKFPRFGKVGVLYGPPLKLDDVDTKDVPALIDETFKTMLTDLRQRLGRDDADDVKIVPPADEPTPTEAVA, encoded by the coding sequence ATGACCGAACCCAACGAGAACAAGCAGTTGCGTGATCCCACCCGCCGCGGCCTTTACTGGCGTGTCTGGCAGGTGGGGAGCAAGATTCTCTGCAAGGTGCTCTTCGGGCTGCGTGTGTACGAGAAGCACCATGTGCCCGACTCGGGCGGCGTTCTGTTCGTGTCCAACCATCAGTCGTTCGCCGACCCGATCCTGGTCGCCGTCGCACTCAAGCGGCCGGTTGCGTTTCTGGCACGGTCCGGGCTGTTCAAGAACCCGATCTTCGCGTGGCACATTCGTCAGCTCTGCGCTTTCCCGCTTCAGGAAGGCAAATCCGACATCGGTGCGATGAAGCAGACCATCGAGCTCATCCGTGCCGGCTGGGCGCTCAACATCTTCCCCGAGGGCGAGCGCACCCCGCACGGCGACCTGCTCCCGGCCAAGCGCGGCAGCGCGCTCGTCATGCGCAAGGCCAAGTGCACCGTCATCCCGTTGGTCATCGAGGGCGCGTTCGAGGCCTACCCACGCACTGCGAAGTTCCCGCGCTTCGGCAAGGTGGGCGTGCTCTATGGCCCGCCGCTGAAACTCGACGACGTCGACACCAAGGACGTCCCCGCGTTGATCGACGAGACGTTCAAGACGATGCTCACCGACTTGCGTCAACGTCTCGGCCGGGACGATGCGGACGACGTGAAGATCGTTCCGCCGGCGGACGAGCCTACGCCGACCGAGGCGGTTGCATGA